AttgcattatatatattttcataactcTCCATCGTAGGCATttacaagtaataataattgtagaaAGACAGtggacaaaaataaacaaaacaaactaaataaataaaatattgtatgtcAGGAGTCAGTTTGActtttgagttatttttttttattctttcccgtaGCGACAAGGCCAAAGGTATAATATCATACAGCCGTGTCTTCAGTAGTCCGTTTGATGttattgcttttgttttttaatttgttcttgacaggcaaagatcattaCATGACCAAACAGCCTATTCAGTCGTATAATTTATGTTTGAGATAGTCAGTTTGAATTTTGAGCGACTACTAACTAAAggattaggtttttttttttactcttaagCTCAGtcaaatttttatatgttaGCATCTATAAGTTCGTTTTAACCTAATTATGACCCGAGACCCACCGCTTTAAatcattgaattaattattattaatattgttccCTGTCCAAAACTACTTAGGCTTAGAAAATATGAGGGAAATTTTGCACCCACCCAGGAACCTTAGATATCCTTAATTGAACATagaggcatttttttttattttatttgcatttattgGATAAGGCATAGTAACCTCTAGAGAATcaacatatataattttaacaaaattgtaGAATTGGATCAGTGGTTCACAGTGAGTAGTCtgttcattatcatcatcagttaaGCTGATGACACTACTATTTGCATCTACCATTGAAGAACCTCAGTTTCTTATAGATAAAATTCAATCTGTTCAAGTCAGTCCAGTCTAGTCTACAAATTCCCTAAATTGAAAAGTGTTtagaggttaaataaaaaactcatGTTTCTACACTTTTTGAACTATATTTGATATGAAATGTCACTATCACTTACTTATCCCTTTCAGGACGCCGGAACACGATcgtgcattttattttaaaaaaatcccgCGCTTTTTCTAACCAACTTTTCGGGCCCAAAACGCTAGCCAACGATCGTGCACGAGTCTGTTTATGAATTAACGCGCAGGTAAGAGTGAGAAGGCAGTCAGTGCTCTTTGACCTTGTGGTGAAGATGCCGGCGTATTTTGTTGAGCGGAGTGGTCAGAGTAAGTAttgagttttttgttatttattcaaCTAATTTGATATGATTTTGCTTTTAATAGCTTGTTTAGTTAATAAAGTCATTCAGTAAACAATATTCTTGATGTTATTTACTTTGAATTGAAAAACATAACCTCTCAAATATTGGTTTGCACGATAGTGACGATCCGACTCAATCTCATCTTTTAGTGTCATACTTTGTATGGCGgtaaatcattctttttttttgctttcaatcaaagttttctttatttttgctttCAGGGACGGAACTAACGGGTGAGTTGTTGCTTCAGCTCATTGGAGATGGCAATGACTCCGAAATAGAAGAAGTGGAAGATGACGAAGGTGATCAAGAAGAATCGGTTTTGCAGTTGGTGTCTGCTGAGGAACCTGAATCACCTCCCCGTCCAGGTCCATCATCTGCTACTGCAACAAAAGCTCGTCAAAAGCCGACAAAAAGCCGAGACACTCGCTGAAGAATCTGGAAGCAGATGCCATTCAACCAGAAGGAACACAGCTATCCGGAGCGGTCGTCAGCAGCGGTAAGGTCTCCTTTGGCCTACTTTGAAGATTATTTTGATGATAAATTTTTTGAGCATGCCGCTGTTTGTACCAACAATTATTACATGCGTAAAACGGGAAAAGTTTTGAACACCACAGCggcagagttaaaaaaatttgttgGAATTCATTTCATCATGGGATGTATTCCATACCCACGCATTCACATGTACTGGCGGATCGAAATGCGATTAGCTTTAGTTGCTGACAAGATTTCTAGAGATCGTTTCAAGATTCTTCGTATGGCATTCCATGTTGTCGATAGTGATGATGCTCCGGCAGGAAACCAGAATTCACTGTGGAAAGTCCAACCTGTACTTACTCAAGTCAAAAATGCTTGCGACAAATTAGAACGTCAACCAGGCTTTTATTCCATCGACGAGCAAATGATTCCATTCTCTGGGACATGTCCACGTGGTTTGAgacaagtaataaaaacaaagcCGCGTCCACAAGGGCTAAAAGCTTTCGTCGCTACTACTTACGATGGTTTGATGATCGACTTCGAAGTTTATCAAGGCGCAAAAACAAACTTTGGAGACAAATCTCTAGGCGTTGGAGCTTCTGTCATTCTTCATCTCTCTAAGTCAATCCCACGCGGTAGTTGTCTATATTTTGACCGGTTTTTTTCATCTATACCTTTACTTGAGAGATTGAATGAATTGGGACTACATGGGACCGGGACAATAATGATGAATAGAGTTCCTGAGAGGAAGAACATGGACTTCAAGCTAGATCGCAAAATGAAACGTGGCGAATCTCAACAATTTGTTAGCAATGatgttgttgttgttaaatgGATGGATAACAAATCCGTCCTTGTAGCATCCAATTGTACATCTGGAGATGATTCTTGTCTCATTAAGCGATGGGATAAAAATCTCTCAGCATTTACAGACGTAAGCTGTCCAAAAGTAATCGCAAATTACAATAAGAACATGGGAGGTGTAGATATACTCGATCAATCCATAGAATACTACCGGACCTtcataaaaacgaaaaaatgGACTCTAAAAGTCATCCTCCATTTTTTTGACTTGGCCATTTCGAATGCTTGGCGTTTGTATGTGTTAAATTCGATCACAACTAGAGTAcccaaaagtaaaataatggaCTTGTTGGAGTTTCGAATGCAAGTGTCAGATGGCCTTGTCAACGCACCAGAACGTAAAAGAAGATCTGATACTGATGAACAAGATGAGAACCAGGCTCCTAATACGTCTAAGTTCCGTCGACCGAATCCACCTTCTGTAGCCAAAAGGTATGATGGATATGATCATCTTCCATCATTTGATCAAATAGATAGCCCAAGAGCATGCAGGATGGAAGGTTGCAAAAGTAGGTCAAAGATACTATGTACCAAATGTGAGGTTTATCTTTGTTTGTCTAGAAAACaaaactgtttttcagtgtatcaTATAAAGTAGAAAGTTTCAGACTGAGAAAAGTgttcattaaataatttttgactaggtatttttgtatagttttaagaagatttttatttttgttgaagaagaagaagaatttttgttaatatttgatTGACTCTAAGTCTAAAGTGATTTGCAATTTGATTAAGACTGATTACTAAATGTTCctactacaaaaaataataaataaacaattatgttcttatgatattttttattttatttatgtttttacctTGAAAGTCTAACACCGTCACTATCGTGCAGATAATTAGTTTAAGCCTGAGCATCACGATCGTGCAGGGTCCCCCTACACTAGGGGGGGTGAGggggatttttttaaaaatttttttgggGTATCTTATCTAATATTGAAACATGCTATGTAGTCAAAAgtcttaattttaaaaaaacaggaATCAGGCCTGAAAGGGATATAAGACTGAAACAAAAATTCTCTAAAACAAGCTGCATAATTATTTCTTTCCACTATGATagatttattcttattattattcttgTTCACAAGCCCTCTTATTAATCCTCAAAATTTTTCCCTGCATCTCCCTTGGAATACCATGACGTTCTGTCATATGCCTCCTCACAGTCTTAGTAGTAGTGTATGTAGCACCACATTCACTACACGAATACACATATACTCTGTCATGAATGTTATTAGCATGTGCTAACATATCACTTCTTTGAAAGAACTTCCTCGGGCATTGAGGACACTGGAATTTCTTTTCAGAATGCTGTACCAAGTGCTTCCTCCATATAGCTCGTCTACGGAAGGTCAATCCACACTTATCACAAGTGTATGGACGCTCACCAGAATGTATGCGTTCATGTTCAGTCAATTCAATTTTTCCAGGAGCCTTGAAAGGGCAGTGTGAACATTGAAGGTATGGGCCAGTACTATGTTTTAATAGTTGGTGGGCTTGGAGCACATTAAAAACAGGGTACCCTTTGCCGCAATGTTCACAGATGtatctgtaaaataaaacatttcattatttattgacCCTGACTCTCCTTCTTGGGTTTCGGGTTCAATTTCGGaccgatttgcgcagtttgcagtgaccctgctttcttagcccAAGGGAGTGGGTTCAtttcccactactggtaaatgtttgtgtgataagcattaatgtttttcagtgtctgggtgtttataggtattttctaagtatttatgtattaaattcattaaaatattcatcaggcattttagtacctataacacaagctacgcctacttttgggcttgatggcgatgtgaaaaaaaaaaatattttagtatgtgGTGTTGTTTGTACATTGTATATCTTCTGTATCATTGTAATCTAAATAGCACAATCGTCTTTTGCTAGGCAAAAGAAGATTGTGCTAATTATTCAGAATTTAAATATTCTCCAAGAAATACACTTAAAAAAACCAATTAAAACCACATCAAACCTGCAAGTCAGATGAACAACAACAAATACACAAACTTTTGGCATTGGTTAACAATTTATATAtaggaaaaattattaaaagagaaatatttctacttaaattttttttttctcagaaTAATATATTGGAGAATTTAAGGGAACAACCTTACCAACTTACAAGCAAGCAAATATAGGCAGGTTTATGATAATAGgcatatattaaatgtatgtacACACAAGGATAGTTCTAGCCAACTAAGTTAGTACagaaaatgtatgtaaaatcATTGTGTCAAAATAAGTACCTGTATCCATAATGCTTCTGCATATGATACTTATGTGTAAATTGGTTTGCCAAAACTCTGttacatatattacaaaccaAGTTCTTTTTCAGTCTCCTCTTCTTTTGCCTTGCTAGAAGTAGCTttctatttgtaattttattctttcttGTAAACACATTTTGTACTGCACTAGGTGTTTGGGATTTGAGCATGTTAGAGCCACTAAGGTTCTCAAAATTGATTGTATCCTTGACATCAAGATGTGATACATTCTGTTCAGTGTCCGATTCTAAGACAGGGGTATCAAAAATGTTATCATCTGGGCTGGTATTACTGTTGAATTGAATATCTAATACTTCATTATCTTTTTCCATAATATGGTTAACAGagtcttttttttcctttatacaTTCACGCGTTTTTGTAAAACTTTCGTTAGGAAAATAGAATTTTAACATTGTATACTCGatgatgttttcttttaaattttcactaTTACTACCGACggaattctttaatttttttaggcaATTATTACTCGATTCTGTTACCAATTTGAATTGGATAGCCTGTTTGAGTAAACATAAACACCTAAAGCACATGTTCCTGGGGAAACCGTCTTGCTTTGATATACAAATCTGAGCAAATGTTGACACTGCTTTAGCATAGGGTGTCAGGCCGTCTTGGCTGTTATCATCAATTAAGgataccatttttttactgtcaCTGTAAGATAAGCATAAACGACAAATTGAACTGTATATATTTTCGTAACTCTCCATAGTAACTGAATTAAAACCTACAATAAATGTTTTCAATTCCAGACAATAATTTGCCTGGGCCCTGGAATGTTGTAGAGTCGAGTGTCGAGTGTCGAGTGCCACTgtcactttgactttgaagtttGAACTCGAAGCatagagtaaataaaaatagaatacctatttgttgaCGTGATGGCTGAAAACCTACTGAAAACGGTGGTAACATATTATAGTTATGgacattttacatttaagaCTACACACACGGCAGCTATagtgtatattttttacatcttCGTATCTTAAGATACCGAGcgatacaaaaatatacatttatattttgatagATCTTAATACATCTCAATACATTTCTGAATATTACTAAACATCTCTCTTTGAAAAGGATGTTCAAAATCTTTACGTGATAGACAGAGACACAAATAGTACAGTCCTTAGGTACAGCCAGTTAATCTGTTTCCACTTTTGTTGTGTTAATTAGACCATGAAGTTTGGAAAACTTTGATCTTGACCCGAAAATAATCACAAAATTTTTCGTCTGATAATTCATCATatgatttaatttagtaataagtATCTCGACAGATCCATATTATTACAACATTGGACAGCCGAATTGCTTTCACGGCACAGttggcagcgaccttgctttctgagtccaaggtcatgggttcgattcccacaactggaaaatgtgtttgttatgaatctgaatgtttttcagtgtctgggtgttcatctgtaaaTTATgagtatttgtttatattattcaaaaagatAATCGTTAGTCATCTTGATACCCATACAACAGGCTTCGCTCACTTTGGATCTAGATGGAGATTGTGTGTGTGATACGTTAAGATAGTTTAAAGCTTTACAATATATGTCTATTGTAAAGCTTTAAATTATCTTAACGGATGTAATGTacattaatatacattaaagCTGCCGAGTGTGAAGTCCTTTATTTTTCTATTGGGGTCTGAGATAACATCGAGTCAAAAGTGGAAACAAGTGCGGGGAAGTCTGATAGTCAGAGTAAGTTGCAACTATCTCTTGGCAGCCAAGGGCAAAACGATATTGTTCGACAAACTAGTAAATGAATTGGAATTTATTTAGTAAGCTTTACACCTCACCCCCTACGAATAAAATCTACATAATATAGTACCATCGTACATCTAATGACATACTCTTTTCCTCTTCAAATCATTAAGTCCTTGGGGAGCAATAAAATTCCTCGAAGTCAACAAACCatataatgattatttaaagAAACTATATAAGCGAATAAAAATATGGCGTCCAGGTTTCATGAATTATAATCATTCTATCAGATCATTACTTGCAATGATCcgaagaaaattctgaaattgaaGACCATTAAATTTCCCGATTTTCCATTTCATGGGCTCGCATTTTCCCA
This sequence is a window from Pararge aegeria chromosome 1, ilParAegt1.1, whole genome shotgun sequence. Protein-coding genes within it:
- the LOC120637091 gene encoding zinc finger protein 160-like, encoding MESYENIYSSICRLCLSYSDSKKMVSLIDDNSQDGLTPYAKAVSTFAQICISKQDGFPRNMCFRCLCLLKQAIQFKLVTESSNNCLKKLKNSVGSNSENLKENIIEYTMLKFYFPNESFTKTRECIKEKKDSVNHIMEKDNEVLDIQFNSNTSPDDNIFDTPVLESDTEQNVSHLDVKDTINFENLSGSNMLKSQTPSAVQNVFTRKNKITNRKLLLARQKKRRLKKNLVCNICNRVLANQFTHKYHMQKHYGYRYICEHCGKGYPVFNVLQAHQLLKHSTGPYLQCSHCPFKAPGKIELTEHERIHSGERPYTCDKCGLTFRRRAIWRKHLVQHSEKKFQCPQCPRKFFQRSDMLAHANNIHDRVYVYSCSECGATYTTTKTVRRHMTERHGIPREMQGKILRINKRACEQE
- the LOC120630293 gene encoding piggyBac transposable element-derived protein 3-like, whose product is MRLALVADKISRDRFKILRMAFHVVDSDDAPAGNQNSLWKVQPVLTQVKNACDKLERQPGFYSIDEQMIPFSGTCPRGLRQVIKTKPRPQGLKAFVATTYDGLMIDFEVYQGAKTNFGDKSLGVGASVILHLSKSIPRGSCLYFDRFFSSIPLLERLNELGLHGTGTIMMNRVPERKNMDFKLDRKMKRGESQQFVSNDVVVVKWMDNKSVLVASNCTSGDDSCLIKRWDKNLSAFTDVSCPKVIANYNKNMGGVDILDQSIEYYRTFIKTKKWTLKVILHFFDLAISNAWRLYVLNSITTRVPKSKIMDLLEFRMQVSDGLVNAPERKRRSDTDEQDENQAPNTSKFRRPNPPSVAKRNQA